AAAGTGATTAAAGAAATTAATCCGAATATTATCATCTCCAGACTAAAACACAGCGGAACCGAATCTGTATTTTCGCCAAGATTAGACACTTTACTCCAAGAGCGCGATGTGCTGATGATTGTAGGAACAGAAAATGATGTCGATGATTTTATCAAAAAATTGGGACGACCATCCACCGATCAATTCATTGAATCGGATGAAGAGATCCAAATAAGAAATATCTTTGTAACACGCCGTTCCGCAATGCGCAAAAAACTTTCAGAACTTGATCTATACAATATTTATGATTTAAAGGTCACCCGGATTTTTCGCGCTGGCAAAGAAATGATTCCTCGTCCGTCGTTGGAACTCTTTTATGGTGACAAACTAAGAATTATCGGCACAAAAGAAGCTTTGGATGAAGCAGAAAAAATCATTGGTAATCAAGAAAAAAAACTAATAGAACCCGATTTTTTATCATTGTTTGCCGGGATACTTTTAGGCGTCATCGTTGGATCTATACCCATTGCGCTTCCTGGACTTCCTATTCCTATTAAACTAGGTTTTGCAGCGGGACCATTAATCGTAGCATTACTAATTTCGAGATATGGCGGCATCGCTTTTATTCATTCGTATATTAATAATGGAGCGACTTATTTTATGAAAGACCTCGGCATTTGTTTGTTCTTTGCCGCGGTAGGAATACATGCTGGCGAAAATTTTTATGATAATTTTATTGAATATAATGGCTGGCTTTGGTTATTATATGGTTCTGCGATAACCTTTATTCCTTTAATTTTTATGCTAATCGTGGGACATTTTTTCATGAAAATCAACTTCTTGCAATTGGCTGGAATTATGAGCGGAAGTTATACCGATCCTGCGGCTTTATCTTTCAGCGAAAATTATTTAAAAAATGATGTTCCCATACAAAGTTATGCCCAAGTCTATCCTTTGGTTACGATTTTCAGAATTTTTGTTGCCAGTCTGTTGATTCTTATATTTGGATAAAGATATTTTCTAAGCGAGGTTTTCACTTCGCTTTTTTTATGGTAATTTAGAAACTAAAGACTCTGGAAGAACTTTAAGAATCTGATAAATAATTTTCCATTTCCAATTGGGAACAATTACGAAAGAATGTCCAGCATTTACAATACGTTTTGCAACATAATCGGGCTCCATAATAAGGTTTTTATTTAAGTCTAATCCCTCATTAATTTTGGTGTTAATGTAGCCAATCACCAAAACATTTACCTTAATATTCCGTTGAGAAAGTTCTTGCCGAAGTCCAGCCAGATATTGCGTGAAAGCCGATTTTGTACTTCCATAGATAAAGTTGGACTTTCTACCGCGCACGCCAGAAAGCGACGACAAACCGATAATTCTCTCCAAATTTTCATTCTCTTTATCAAAAGCAATAATATTGAGAATAGAAACTGCTCCTGCATAATTCACCTTCATCATTTGGAAGGTAGATTCAAAATCATAAAAAGCCTTTTCATTCTGAACCAAAAAACCTGCGGCATAAACAACAATGTTTGGTTTTTCAGGAAGATCATGATAAAATTTTTGATGAGAAGAAAAATCTGTTGCATCGAAATAAATCAATTTAACATTTGACTGCTCTATTCTATTTTCTTCAATAAAACTTTCTAATGACAATAAATCTCGGGAAGCCGCTACTACAAAATAGCCTTGTTGCACGTACAATTTTAAAGCTTGTTTTGCCACATCAGAATTGGCTCCAAGAATGAGAACATTTTTCATATGCCAAAGATAAAAAAGCCTATTTATTAAAGTATGAAAAGCCATTTAAAAATCTTAAATTTGTACTATGTTCAATGTCTTAGGAAATTTTTTGACGCTTTCCTCATTTGGAGAAAGTCA
This genomic stretch from Chryseobacterium sp. POL2 harbors:
- a CDS encoding SDR family NAD(P)-dependent oxidoreductase, whose translation is MKNVLILGANSDVAKQALKLYVQQGYFVVAASRDLLSLESFIEENRIEQSNVKLIYFDATDFSSHQKFYHDLPEKPNIVVYAAGFLVQNEKAFYDFESTFQMMKVNYAGAVSILNIIAFDKENENLERIIGLSSLSGVRGRKSNFIYGSTKSAFTQYLAGLRQELSQRNIKVNVLVIGYINTKINEGLDLNKNLIMEPDYVAKRIVNAGHSFVIVPNWKWKIIYQILKVLPESLVSKLP
- a CDS encoding putative transporter translates to MLDWLHALLLPAENPTIVQSMISIMLAIGAGVFFGRLKLGKITFGVSAVMFTGLLLGHLGYRINPEILDFIRDFGLILFVYGIGLQVGPSFFSSFRSEGMKFNILAVSTVLLGGVITIILHKSTGLSMENLVGIMSGSVTNTPGLGAAKNTIEELGAQFPSKKFDDPAIGYAITYPLGVFGIILTIILSKIFLKIDPQEEMIKFRKSKINREQPLIHKKMRVTNLDFVGMPIKKVIKEINPNIIISRLKHSGTESVFSPRLDTLLQERDVLMIVGTENDVDDFIKKLGRPSTDQFIESDEEIQIRNIFVTRRSAMRKKLSELDLYNIYDLKVTRIFRAGKEMIPRPSLELFYGDKLRIIGTKEALDEAEKIIGNQEKKLIEPDFLSLFAGILLGVIVGSIPIALPGLPIPIKLGFAAGPLIVALLISRYGGIAFIHSYINNGATYFMKDLGICLFFAAVGIHAGENFYDNFIEYNGWLWLLYGSAITFIPLIFMLIVGHFFMKINFLQLAGIMSGSYTDPAALSFSENYLKNDVPIQSYAQVYPLVTIFRIFVASLLILIFG